The Streptomyces seoulensis genome contains a region encoding:
- a CDS encoding MFS transporter gives MLGRDFRRLWGAYAVSAAGSAVGMGALPLIALLVVGSSAFQVSLLAALSAVASGLIALPLGVRIEHQYKRPVMIIADLTRCAVLASIPLVMAFGRLTFTHLCVVGVLQTAASVAFDAASGAHLKALVLPEQRLRANSLFETTNWISVSAGPPVGGLLVGALGPVVTTVVDALSFLGSALGIRRIRQPEPVPPARAATAHLGRDIAAGWQFLLRHPGLRPLFFNALLFGGSVMMSSPLMAVLMLDDLGLAPWQYGLALGLPCLGGVLGSRLTPLLTRRFGQRRILLLAGVARTLWTILLPLTPSGAVGVFVIVAADFGLLFSAGVFNPSFTTYRMAATPDAFMSRVGTSWSVGSKTCQAAFMIVGGLIAAAAGVRGALCVAGLLCMTSALLLPWRETRISTRDVPSPTTEAVPLPAPESPSA, from the coding sequence ATGCTCGGGCGGGACTTCCGGCGGTTGTGGGGCGCCTATGCGGTCAGCGCAGCGGGGAGTGCGGTCGGCATGGGGGCGTTGCCGCTGATCGCCCTCCTGGTGGTGGGTTCCTCGGCGTTCCAGGTCTCTCTGTTAGCTGCGTTGTCCGCGGTGGCCAGCGGGCTGATCGCTCTGCCGCTCGGCGTGCGCATCGAGCACCAGTACAAGCGGCCGGTCATGATCATCGCCGATCTGACCCGCTGCGCGGTGCTGGCGAGCATTCCGCTCGTCATGGCTTTCGGCAGACTCACCTTCACGCACCTGTGTGTCGTCGGCGTTCTCCAGACGGCGGCATCTGTCGCGTTCGACGCTGCGAGCGGCGCCCATCTCAAGGCACTCGTCCTGCCCGAGCAGCGCCTTCGTGCCAACAGCCTGTTCGAGACCACCAACTGGATCAGCGTGAGCGCCGGGCCGCCCGTCGGCGGGCTTCTGGTCGGGGCTCTGGGCCCGGTCGTCACGACGGTGGTCGACGCACTGTCCTTCCTCGGATCAGCCTTGGGTATCCGTCGCATCCGGCAGCCTGAACCTGTGCCACCGGCCCGCGCCGCCACCGCTCACCTGGGCCGTGACATCGCTGCCGGTTGGCAATTCCTCCTGAGGCACCCAGGACTGCGGCCGTTGTTCTTCAACGCGCTGCTCTTCGGCGGATCCGTGATGATGTCGTCCCCGCTGATGGCCGTCCTCATGCTCGATGACCTCGGCCTGGCACCGTGGCAGTACGGGCTCGCCTTGGGACTGCCGTGCCTGGGCGGCGTTCTGGGCTCACGCCTCACCCCGCTGCTCACCCGGCGATTCGGACAGCGTCGCATTCTGTTGCTGGCCGGTGTCGCGCGCACTCTGTGGACGATCCTGCTGCCGCTGACGCCCTCCGGTGCCGTCGGCGTGTTCGTCATCGTGGCCGCCGACTTCGGACTGCTCTTCTCCGCCGGGGTCTTCAACCCGTCATTCACCACGTATCGCATGGCGGCCACCCCGGACGCGTTCATGTCCCGTGTCGGCACCTCTTGGTCGGTCGGCTCGAAGACGTGCCAGGCCGCCTTCATGATCGTCGGTGGCCTCATCGCCGCCGCAGCGGGGGTGCGCGGCGCACTGTGCGTCGCCGGCCTGCTGTGCATGACCAGCGCGTTGCTCCTGCCATGGCGAGAGACACGTATCTCCACAAGGGATGTTCCGTCGCCCACGACGGAAGCGGTTCCGCTGCCGGCCCCGGAGAGCCCCTCTGCGTAG
- a CDS encoding immunity 49 family protein, with product MSKAGRMTTWEWQSIADEFLDYLGALSVETPDLGTPEAKAALKDASEAAAGAVAYAAYHPHCSFQVFLEYVNFGMGYEPGADAPEESVTTGEWIDALCLSVLRDKAQFHGEAFHFARQKFTEQAKGTPAGEFATGLMAVVLDDTGDDEEYPPSAQAKLAAVDAALDRIRTRAAETGEPLLDRLDSAALHALRALVVEDREAFDAVLADLLLRHAAVHGTSASPSTLLPLVPIALAALAYRKLGWAPAVRTDYLPHALVTGFETRGPRVAGFGRDRRPDAVAALAAGPLVVERPACEQAGVSRIEAMYEEELQEAFTPVDGKPLDVRRLGGTMGDQKRLFTWRAGNTGDVTGTQLATLRLASRIGAALFRIAQAEPGTEAEVDIDGRTLRYPAGRGEEISAGNWQTATAFALITGRREDLAPLVLTGPTFARPDGSAFSAYREALHAYLKGVEPEAAAQRALQQDEKAKDWGFAMPPTVLLSQLVEGDEESFNLALADALEHHRDYYQVADRADDPDASVNLDILALACHARRRGWAIRVESPYLPHDLLAAAEPF from the coding sequence ATGTCGAAGGCCGGCCGGATGACCACCTGGGAGTGGCAGTCGATCGCCGACGAGTTCCTCGACTACCTGGGCGCCCTCTCCGTCGAGACACCCGACCTCGGTACCCCGGAGGCCAAGGCCGCCCTGAAGGACGCCTCCGAGGCCGCGGCCGGCGCCGTCGCCTATGCCGCGTACCACCCGCACTGCAGCTTCCAGGTCTTCCTGGAGTACGTGAACTTCGGCATGGGTTACGAGCCAGGTGCTGACGCCCCCGAGGAGAGCGTCACGACCGGGGAGTGGATCGACGCGCTCTGCCTGTCGGTCCTCAGGGACAAGGCGCAGTTCCACGGCGAGGCCTTCCACTTCGCCCGGCAGAAGTTCACCGAGCAGGCGAAGGGCACGCCCGCCGGGGAGTTCGCCACCGGGTTGATGGCCGTGGTCCTGGACGACACGGGGGACGACGAGGAGTACCCGCCCAGCGCGCAGGCCAAGCTGGCGGCCGTGGACGCGGCCCTGGACCGTATCCGGACCCGCGCCGCAGAGACCGGCGAGCCCCTTCTGGACCGGCTGGACAGCGCGGCGCTCCACGCACTGCGCGCCCTGGTCGTCGAGGACCGGGAAGCCTTCGATGCCGTGCTCGCCGACCTCCTGCTCAGGCACGCCGCCGTGCACGGCACCTCGGCCTCGCCCAGCACTCTGCTCCCACTCGTCCCCATCGCTCTCGCCGCGCTCGCGTACCGCAAGCTGGGCTGGGCACCGGCCGTCCGTACCGACTACCTCCCGCACGCCCTGGTCACCGGCTTCGAGACCCGAGGCCCGCGGGTCGCGGGGTTCGGCCGCGACCGGAGGCCCGACGCGGTCGCCGCGCTTGCCGCGGGCCCGCTCGTGGTGGAGCGTCCGGCCTGCGAACAGGCCGGCGTTTCGCGGATCGAGGCCATGTACGAGGAGGAGCTGCAGGAGGCGTTCACCCCTGTCGACGGAAAGCCTCTCGACGTGCGGCGTCTCGGCGGCACCATGGGTGACCAGAAGCGCCTCTTCACGTGGCGGGCGGGGAACACCGGTGATGTCACGGGCACTCAGCTCGCCACTCTTCGACTGGCCTCCCGCATCGGCGCTGCCCTGTTCCGCATCGCGCAGGCGGAGCCGGGCACCGAGGCCGAGGTGGACATCGACGGGCGCACGCTGCGCTACCCGGCCGGGCGCGGCGAGGAGATCAGCGCCGGGAACTGGCAGACGGCCACCGCATTCGCCCTGATCACCGGCCGACGCGAGGACCTCGCCCCTCTGGTCCTCACCGGCCCCACCTTCGCCCGCCCGGACGGCTCCGCCTTCAGCGCGTACCGAGAAGCCCTCCACGCCTATCTGAAGGGCGTCGAGCCCGAAGCGGCCGCGCAACGGGCGCTGCAGCAGGACGAGAAGGCGAAGGACTGGGGTTTCGCGATGCCGCCGACCGTGCTGCTGTCGCAGCTCGTGGAGGGGGACGAGGAAAGCTTCAACCTCGCCCTGGCCGACGCGCTCGAACACCACCGGGACTACTACCAGGTCGCCGACCGCGCCGATGATCCGGACGCCTCCGTCAACCTGGACATCCTGGCTCTCGCCTGTCACGCACGCCGACGCGGCTGGGCGATACGGGTCGAGTCCCCCTACCTTCCGCATGACCTCTTGGCGGCCGCCGAGCCCTTCTAG